The genomic interval CAGGATAGATGGATTTACTTCTTTAATTCTATGAATTTCTTTGTTTTCATTAAAATATACTAATAAATCAACAAGGTTCATTAATTGAAGTATGGAAGCAAGTCGTTGGCTGGATTTACTAAAAACTCCATTTGCAATAAAGGATTGCAAACCTTGGGCTTCTGTATAAATATCTAAAATCAAACTGCTTTCTTTGAATCTGGTAATGCGAAAAACGATGCCTTCAGTTTTTAACATGACATAGGATTCATACAAAATTTATTTTGAGTGCCGCTTTCCAATATTATCCTGCTATACTGAGGATTTTAATTTCAACTCTTTGATTAAGTTGACGTCCATCTTTAGTTGAATTTGAAGCCACCGGATTTTTACCGCCATACCCTTTACAAAGCATACGCTTTGGGTCAATTCCTTTTTCAACAAAATATAATTTTACAGCTTCTGCCCTTAAAAGAGATAAGCGTTCGCAATATTTTTCAGCACATTTATTATTAGTATGGCCACCAATTTCTACGCGAATCTTAGTATTTTTATTCAAATAATCATAGAGTTCATCTAATACTGCATAGGATTCTACTTTGAATGTAGCGGAATCTGTTTCAAAGTACAATTTTTCAATTTTAAAAACCTGACCAACGGTGACTTTTGTATTATCTAAATATTTTAAAATTCTTTCTTTTGGTTTTTTACCAGAATTTGCAACATCGGTTGCAGGCGTTTTAGGTTTTTGATTTTCTTTTGGTTTTGAAACGATTACTGTATTTTTTTGTTTGTTTCGTTCTTTATCCTTTTTATATTTTGAATAACTAGAATCAGCCGGACAAGGAATTATGCTTAAATGAGATGCATTATCAAGCAAAATATTTCCATTATATGGAAAGAGTACAGGTGTTTTATAAAAAGCTTCTAATTCAAGATAATTGAGATCGTATTTAGGTTCAAATTCAAATTCAAATTTTTTCCAATCAGTATTATCCACCAAGGGAGATTCTGCTAAAAGTTGTTTTTGATTACAATATGCTTCACCTCCCCAGATTCTTAAGATTACAGGTTCCGTAAATTGTTTAAGATCACTGGGTTTATCTTTGTTGGATGCACTTAAATAAGTATCAGAACGACATAAATAAATACTAAAAGAATAACATTTACCTTTTAGAAGTGGTTTTATAAGTCGTTGGGCAACGCGTTCATAGGTTTCATTTTCACGCACGACCATCCCGAGATAAGTATTTCCTTGAAATGCAATTTTGGTTACACTAAATAAAGGTGTATTCCCATTGCCTAAAGCAGGTTGAATATCTGGAGGCGTTTCCCCTTTATGTCCACAATCAACCCAGCCATTTGGAGCTTGACAACATTGTGGACTACCTTCAAAAGAGCCATTTTGAAGAAAGATATCATTGGAATTTTGAGCGTGTATTGTAGAAAGCAAGCAAATAAAAAGTGCTGTATAAAAATAGTTTCGACTTTTACAAAAGAAGTTTAAAAGTTCTTTTTGGTTTAGCATTTTATATGTTTTATTTCCTCTCAAACAGACTAAATTTATAGAATTTTTTGTTTTAACGAATCTGATTTCGGAAAGTTTATTTTTTATGATGTTAATTTATTTTATAAAAGTATTTCTGATTTCAATTTATTATTTCTTAACTAAATGCTATTATTTCTAATGTCCTGATTCATTTTGCATCGTTATTTATGGAATTCTTATAAACTAAAACAGGACAATTTATTTAAAGAAATTTCAATCTTCCTTGATTTTTTAGAAACGCAAACGAATTTTGAATTTGTCAACATGGATTAAAACTTACTGTTTTTTCTGCTTAACGGATTATTGATTTTATAAATTGTAAATAAAAACATAAAAAGCCGATAAATTTAACTACATTCTTGGAATTAGATGAATAAAAAGTAGCCTTATTAACAAGTTATTTATCCTTATTCACCAAATGCATTCAATCCGGTAATATCCATTCCGGTTATCAGCAAATGAATGTCATGGGTTCCTTCATAAGTTAAAACGGTTTCAAGGTTCATCATGTGGCGCATGATTGGATACTCATTGGTAATTCCCATGCCTCCTAATATTTGACGCGCTTCGCGGGCTATAACCAAGGCAGTGTGTACATTATTTCGTTTAGCCATTGAAATTTGAGCAGGTGTTGCTTTACCAGCATTTGCTAAAACTCCCAGTCTCCAGGCTAATAATTGAGCTTTTGTAATTTCGGTAATCATTTCCGCTAATTTCTTTTGGGTTAGCTGAAATGCTCCAATGGGTTTGTTAAATTGGATACGTTCTTTTGAATACCTTAACGCGGTATCATAGCAATCCAATGCAGCTCCAATAGCACCCCAGGCAATGCCATATCTCGCTTTTGATAAACAAGAAAGCGGACCTTTGAGGCCTTTAACATTTGGGAAAACATTGGCTTTTGGCACCCGAACATCTTCAAAAACCAATTCTCCTGTAATGGAGGCTCTCAGGGACCATTTTCCATGAATTTCTGGTGCGGAGTATCCTTTCCACCCATTTTCTACAATCATACCTAAGATTTCTCCGGCTTCATTTTTTGCCCAAACAACTGCAATATCTGCTACTGGTGAATTTGTAATCCACATTTTAGCACCATTTAAAATATATGCATCACCATCTTCTTTAACCGTACTTACCATGCCCGCTGGATTAGAACCATAATCTGGTTCTGTTAACCCAAAACAGCCTATAAATTCCCCAGAACCTAGTTTAGGTAAGTATTTTCTCCTTTGTTCTTCAGATCCCCATTTAAAAATTGGGAACATCACTAAAGAGCCTTGGACAGATGCCATGGAGCGAATTCCTGAATCTCCACGTTCTAATTCCTGCATAATGATCCCATATGCAATTTCATCCATTCCACCCCCACCATATTCTCTAGGCAAACTAGGACCATAGGCCCCGATTTCTGCCAATCCTTTAAATAAATGTTTTGGACATTCGGCTCTATTTGAAAAGTCTTCAATAATCGGGCTAACTTCTTGCTTAACCCAAGCCCTTACAGCCTCCCGGGCTAATAAATGATCTTCCTGTAAGAGTTCATCAATCTGATAATAATCATGCCCTTCGTAACGGTCCAATCCTTTTGTTTTAGATGTCATGGCTTTTGTTCAATTTTGCACAAAATTAAGGATCAAAGATGGTGCTTATTGAAACAGCTTGTTAATAAATTATGGAACCAGAAAAAATTATTAAAATTGAACTCCTGGGTATACGATTTTTTGGATCGTATGGACTTTACCCGGTGGAATCTCTTTGGAATTCTGAGTTACTTATGGATTGTACCCTGACTTTTAATATAAATTCAGAATCTGAATTGGAATTAAAGGATACCGTAGATTATCAAATGATTTATACAGAATTGCAGTCGGAGCTTCAACAAAAGCATAAGCTGCTTGAAAATATTGCCATTCGATCCATAAAGCGAATCAAAAATATGGATTCAAGAATTCGAAGTTGCAAAATTAAAATTTATAAAAAACCACAATTGAATGGGCCACTTTTGCACGTTGCCGTTGAATTAGAATTTTAAATTTTAGCTAAACAGATTATCTAGTAGTAACATTTGTTTCATTTTAATAAAGTGCTGATTACATATTTTTATAAGTATGATACTTTAGCATATTTTGAACTTTTCATTTGTAATTATTTCCCCAAAAGTTACAAAAAAATGTATTGAAAATGTATCTATATATTTTTTTTCATTTTGTATAATTATCAGCACTAATTAGCTATGAATGCAATTAAAAAATATTAGTGCAATCTGTTTTTGATACTAGAATTGTTTATGCAAGATTAAATACTTTTGTTTTAGCGAAGCCGCAAATCAAGTCAAAAACCGAAGCATGTATTCACTATTTAATTTAGTGAGAAATTGTATAGTTGTATTATTATGTATAACCATTTCTCAACTTGCAATGTCAGCAAGGCATAAGATTTTGCCGATTGCATTCGAATTCAAGGGTGTTCATCCTGGAGTAGCTTTAGATTCTACGAGTATTATTTTTAGTGACAATCCTAAATTCAGTTTTTTAGACCCTTTAATCATTCATTGCCCTTCTCAACCAACAACGATTTATCAATGTAGAACTGCAGTTCCAAATGCAGCTATTGACACCATTCAATTCAAACTACTAGGTGGAAGTATTATTAGTTTTTGTGATTCCTTAAATATAAGTAGTGTAGATAGCTGGAACATTGGTGGCGGTTGCGCCTTTGATACCTTGAAATTGACGAGAACTTATAAATTAAAAGATTCTAAGGATTCTGTTTTATGTGCTTTGATTTATTCAGTAGTAGATACAACATCTCCTACTGTGACTTGTCCACCGAATATCACCTTAAGTTGTGAGTCTTTTAATTCACCTGTTGTGACAGGTATGGCAACGGCAACAGATAATTGTTTTGGTTTTGCAGCAAGTATATTACATCATGATTATATAGAATCCGGTGACTGTGTAAATAGTTATTTCATCACCCGCACCTGGACCGCAAGAGATATTTGTAATAATAGCAGTAACTGTGCACAATTAATTACAGTAAAAGATACTACGCCGCCATCCATAACATGTTCTGCTGGAACAAACCTGAGTTGTACTTTAGAAATTCCGATTCCTAATTTGAATAGTGTTATAACTTCTGATAATTGCGCTGGGACGGTTATGGTAAGTTATATTAAAGATTCTATTGCAAATCAAACATGTACAAACCGATATTCATTAATCAGAATTTATGAGGCAAAAGATATATGCGGTAATAAGAATAGGTGTACACAAACATTCCAAATTAATGATCAAACTGGCCCTGGTATTAATTGTCCTTCTACAGTAAATATAAGTTGCGCTTTTGAAGTACCAAATCCTACACCAAATAATGTAATTTCAAATGATTTTTGCGGTGGACCTGTAACTGTAATTCATTTAAAAGATTCCATATTTAGTCAAACATGTATAAATAGATACACGATTCGAAGAACCTTTCGTTCCACAGATATTTGCGGTAATAGTTCTACTTGTAATCAGACAATCCGGGTTATGGATTTCGTAGCACCTGTATTGACCTGTCCCATCGATGTAGTAGTTACCTGTGCAAATGATGTTCCGGTAGCAAATATAAATGAAGCCATTGCGGATGATTTTTGTGGTCAGGATGTTAAATTAACGCATCAAGGAGATCTCATAACAAATCAAACAGGTGAGAATAAATTCTTACTTATCCGTACTTATCGCGCAAGAGACACCTGTGGTAATTTTGTAGATTGTGAGCAGCAAATAACGGTATTAGATGATACTGCACCAACCATAACATGTCCAGCAGATTTAACTGTGAATTGTGCCGGTGAAGTGCCCACTCCTGATGAAGATTTGGTTTTTACTACAGATAATTGTAGCGACACTTTAACTATTGCTTTTATAAGTGATGTTGTTACAAATATTATAAGTCCTAATCAGTATGAAATTACCAGGACCTATAGATCCACAGATGGAAGCGGCAATTCAATAACCTGCCTTCAAACAATCAATGTATCAGATTTTACTCCACCTGTAATTACATGCCCGAATAATCTTAGTTTTAAATGTGCATCTGAAGTTCCAATAGCAGATGTGAATGGGATTGCAGCATTTGACAATTGTCTTGGAGCAGTAAAAGTAGAGTATGGTGGGGATGTAGTCGCAGTACAAATTTGTCCAAATCGATTTAGTATTACCAGATCTTATAGGGCCACAGATGTAAGTGGTAATGTAAAAACCTGTGTTCAAACCATTACGGTCTTTGATCAAATTATTCCATTAATTACCTGTCCAATTGACCTAAATGTTGACTGTAGTGCAGATATTCCTGTACCAAATCCAGGAACCCTCGTTGCTTCAGATTTTTGTTTAGGTATTGTTACCATTGCGCATGTGGGAGATTCCATAATTAACCGGATTTGTAAAGATCGGTATACTGTTTTCAGGACCTATAAAGCAACAGATGTTTGTGGAAATTTCGCACTCTGTACCCAAATCATTCAAGCAGATGATCGCATTGCACCAAGCATTGTTTGTCCTCAAAATCTTACCATAAATTGTCACGATAGTTCAGATCCTGTAGCTACTGGTATGCCAATAACAAATGATCATTGTGGCGCTTCAGTCCAACAAAATTTTACAGATCAAAGAACGAATGGTAATTGCCAGGATCAATACCTGATATCAAGAACCTGGACTGCTACCGATAGTTGCGGAAATGTAAACCGTTGTGTTCAATCTATTACAGTACAGGATACAAATAGGCCTGTAATAAATTGCCCTATAAATATTACGATCCAATGTCAGGATGCGAATGCACCTGCAAATGTAGGATCTGCAACTGCAACAGACCTTTGTTCTCCATTTCCATTAGTTATAAACTTTAACGATATTATTATTCCTGGGAATTGTTCTGGAAATTATATTATATCAAGATCCTGGACTGCAACAGATCGTTGCGCTAATGCAACTACTTGTATTCAAGAAATTGCCGTAATAGACACTGCGAAACCAATTTTA from Saprospiraceae bacterium carries:
- a CDS encoding OmpA family protein, which gives rise to MLNQKELLNFFCKSRNYFYTALFICLLSTIHAQNSNDIFLQNGSFEGSPQCCQAPNGWVDCGHKGETPPDIQPALGNGNTPLFSVTKIAFQGNTYLGMVVRENETYERVAQRLIKPLLKGKCYSFSIYLCRSDTYLSASNKDKPSDLKQFTEPVILRIWGGEAYCNQKQLLAESPLVDNTDWKKFEFEFEPKYDLNYLELEAFYKTPVLFPYNGNILLDNASHLSIIPCPADSSYSKYKKDKERNKQKNTVIVSKPKENQKPKTPATDVANSGKKPKERILKYLDNTKVTVGQVFKIEKLYFETDSATFKVESYAVLDELYDYLNKNTKIRVEIGGHTNNKCAEKYCERLSLLRAEAVKLYFVEKGIDPKRMLCKGYGGKNPVASNSTKDGRQLNQRVEIKILSIAG
- a CDS encoding acyl-CoA dehydrogenase family protein, yielding MTSKTKGLDRYEGHDYYQIDELLQEDHLLAREAVRAWVKQEVSPIIEDFSNRAECPKHLFKGLAEIGAYGPSLPREYGGGGMDEIAYGIIMQELERGDSGIRSMASVQGSLVMFPIFKWGSEEQRRKYLPKLGSGEFIGCFGLTEPDYGSNPAGMVSTVKEDGDAYILNGAKMWITNSPVADIAVVWAKNEAGEILGMIVENGWKGYSAPEIHGKWSLRASITGELVFEDVRVPKANVFPNVKGLKGPLSCLSKARYGIAWGAIGAALDCYDTALRYSKERIQFNKPIGAFQLTQKKLAEMITEITKAQLLAWRLGVLANAGKATPAQISMAKRNNVHTALVIAREARQILGGMGITNEYPIMRHMMNLETVLTYEGTHDIHLLITGMDITGLNAFGE
- a CDS encoding dihydroneopterin aldolase, which encodes MEPEKIIKIELLGIRFFGSYGLYPVESLWNSELLMDCTLTFNINSESELELKDTVDYQMIYTELQSELQQKHKLLENIAIRSIKRIKNMDSRIRSCKIKIYKKPQLNGPLLHVAVELEF